The nucleotide window TGGGCTTGGGTCATCTCAGCTCAGATTTCTCCCCTCTTCCCTTAACTGTGCAGATTACAAAGAGTGGGAGTGGGTGAGTCAGACTCTTCCATCTAGTAGAAGTGGGAGGCGGTCAAGACACTGAGCACCATCACCCTCCAGAGGGGTTCTGACAGTCCCGATGGGGTTAGAGGTGGGGAAATGTCTAATTCTGGCCCCAGGAAGGAGAATTAGGCTGGCTCTTTTCAGCTCTCAGAATTGTTCCAGACCACCAGCTTTGCTAGAGAGATCTTTTTCTGGCTTACCCCCTCACTTCTACATTTTCCGGGTGGTATTCACTGCCGCAGGTGAGACCTACAGCCATCCTGACCCAGTTCTTGCAGGTTCTAGACCCCCGTCCCAGAAGAAGACAGGGGTAACCAGACCCTGGCCTCTCAGTTGGCCTTGCTCAGTCTGTAGTCTTCCATTGGCTCCCGGCTTTCAACAGCTGACAGGGCGATGAGCATCTGGGCAGCGTAGTAGGTGGACATGATGAGCGCCCGGGAGTAGGGCACGAGGAAGCAGAACTTGTTGAGGGCGATGGTCAGGTCTGAGATGATAAAGAGCACCGCACCACTGCCTGCTGCCAGCTCAGTCCAGCGCCAGGCTGCCCCGACCAGCCGCAGTCCTGCCATAGCCCGCCAGCCCATGAAGCCGATCAGGGCCACATAGACCCCCACCAGATAAGTGAAGGCATCTGAGAGGCACGGGTAGAGGAGAGCATAGGCCAGGCAGGACAGCACTGCCATCACCAGACCTGTCCGTAGAGCCAGTGGCCGCATGCCAAAGGCCGAGGCGTAGAGCATGTGGGTCACGGCAAACATCAGCAGACCTGGGAGTGAGAGGGGATGAAGGGATGCTGAGGGCAGGCTCAGGTGAgtcatggggtgggggcaggaggggagtgcTTGGGATAACCCAGGAGCTTTGTCTGGGGAGTATCCGGGGTGGGAAGAAACCCACAAAGATATACCCGCCCCTTCCCCTGAGGAACTCCAGAACTGATCACCAGACCATCTGTAAGGTAATCCTCCAACCAGGGCCCCACAGACTTTGGCCTCAGAACCCCTCAGATTCTCCATGTTCTTGTTCCAAAGCTCCCTCTCCCAAATCCTTGCCACCTAAGACCCTCTAAGCACCCAGCCCCAGGATTCCTCCCAGGTAGCTACTGTGGCAACTGACCATGCACAAAGTAGCCCTGGTCCTGCCAGATGAGGAAGGCATCACCTAGAGCGGAGAAGACGAGCCCCACAAAGATGCGGGTGGCACTGGGGTGGGCCAGCAGGAATCCTAGGCCATGGGCCAGAAGGAAGAGCCAGAGGCAGAAGATGGGCAGGCACTTGATGAGGGCGCTGACCCACGATGGGCTGGTCGAAGGCAGCCAGAGCACAAAATACACGCAGGTGGCCTTGAAGAAGGGCACCAGCTTGGGTCCCTCACTCTTCACCTGGAGGACACAGGACAAGGGCAGCACTCAGCACTTGGAGCTCAGAAGCCCACGAAGGTGTTCAGAGCCAGCACCCTCGACCCAGACATACACCCCAGAGCCAGACCCACCTCCCGAGGAgagaggacacacacagagaaacccAGTTTGGCCTGCCCCAACCACCCAGCGAAGTATGAACATTCCCATCACCACCCTGAGGCCTAACTGATTAGGAAGGGGGAGGGCTCCCCCGTTCCTGCGGTCGGTTGGCCCGTGTGCATTCTTGACCCAAAGCAGGACCAGAATAGTCACTCACTGAGCAGAAAACAGATCTTGGGATAAAGTCCCCTCCTACAGGCAATGTTTCTGCCTTCCTGGcccctccctgtccttccccaAAGCCCCTTTAACCCCTCTAGGCCACCAGCCGTCTGGAATGGAGTGCAGTCAGCAGGAAACCACAGAGACACCACAACTAGCCAAC belongs to Canis lupus baileyi chromosome 23, mCanLup2.hap1, whole genome shotgun sequence and includes:
- the TMEM86A gene encoding lysoplasmalogenase TMEM86A isoform X3 — its product is MVSPVTVVKSEGPKLVPFFKATCVYFVLWLPSTSPSWVSALIKCLPIFCLWLFLLAHGLGFLLAHPSATRIFVGLVFSALGDAFLIWQDQGYFVHGLLMFAVTHMLYASAFGMRPLALRTGLVMAVLSCLAYALLYPCLSDAFTYLVGVYVALIGFMGWRAMAGLRLVGAAWRWTELAAGSGAVLFIISDLTIALNKFCFLVPYSRALIMSTYYAAQMLIALSAVESREPMEDYRLSKAN
- the TMEM86A gene encoding lysoplasmalogenase TMEM86A isoform X1 — protein: MGEISLGRDLVIFSPCPHPWRSKGRLGSWTHHLPLPSLPHHGLSRPQVKSEGPKLVPFFKATCVYFVLWLPSTSPSWVSALIKCLPIFCLWLFLLAHGLGFLLAHPSATRIFVGLVFSALGDAFLIWQDQGYFVHGLLMFAVTHMLYASAFGMRPLALRTGLVMAVLSCLAYALLYPCLSDAFTYLVGVYVALIGFMGWRAMAGLRLVGAAWRWTELAAGSGAVLFIISDLTIALNKFCFLVPYSRALIMSTYYAAQMLIALSAVESREPMEDYRLSKAN
- the TMEM86A gene encoding lysoplasmalogenase TMEM86A isoform X2, which codes for MGEISLGRDLVIFSPCPHPWRSKGRLGSWTHHLPLPSLPHHGLSRPQVKSEGPKLVPFFKATCVYFVLWLPSTSPSWVSALIKCLPIFCLWLFLLAHGLGFLLAHPSATRIFVGLVFSALGLLMFAVTHMLYASAFGMRPLALRTGLVMAVLSCLAYALLYPCLSDAFTYLVGVYVALIGFMGWRAMAGLRLVGAAWRWTELAAGSGAVLFIISDLTIALNKFCFLVPYSRALIMSTYYAAQMLIALSAVESREPMEDYRLSKAN